Below is a genomic region from Amycolatopsis sp. 195334CR.
GCTCGGGCGCCGCTGGGGCAAGGTCACCGGGCTGCGGATCTTCACCGCGATCTTCGCCGTCGCCCTGCTCGGGCTGCTCCTCGCGCGGGTGCTGCCGACCCCGGTGTTCTTCGTCTTCGTCGCGCTGGCAGGCATCGGCTACGCGGGCATCCAGGTGTTCCCGCTGGCCATCCTGCCCGACCTGATCACCGCCGAGGAGGAACGCACCGGCGCCACCCGCGCCGGGGTGGCGGCCGGGGTGTGGACCGCGGGCGAGACGCTCGGCCTGGCGCTGGGCCCCAGCCTGTTCGGCCTGATCCTGCAGCTCGGCGGGTATGTGTCCTCTGTGGACGCGGCGGCGGCGCAGCCGGAGAGCGCGATCACCGCCGTGCTGCTCGGTTTCTCGCTGCTGCCCGCGATCCTGGTGGCGATCGCGCTGCCGCTGCTGCGCAAGTCGATCCTGGAACCGGGCCGATGAGCTCCGCCGAACAGGTGCTCGCCGAACTCCGCGCCCTGCGCGCCGGCGACCTGCCCACGCACGGTGCCCGCACGCTGGCCTACGTCTACGACAGCGGACTGTCCGGAGTGGACGAACTGGCGGCCGGGGCGCACGCGCTGGCCGCACACGCCAACGGGCTCGACCCGACCGCGTTCCCCAGCCTGCTGCGCCTGGAGAACGACCTGGTGGCCGCGACCGCGGAACTGGTCGGCGCCACGGCGGACACGGTCGGCGCGGTGACCTCCGGCGGCACCGAATCCTGCCTGCTGGCGGTGCTCGCCGCGCGGACCGGCGCCCCGGACGTGCGCGAGCCGTCGATGGTGCTGCCGGAGACCGCGCACGCCGCCTTCCACAAGGCCGCGCACTTCTTCGGCGTGCGCGCCATCCCGGTGCCGGTCGACCCGGTGACCTTCCGCGCCGACCCGGCGGCGATGGCGGCCGCGATCGACGAGCACACCGTGCTGGTGGTGGCCAGCGCGCCGTCCTACGCGCACGGCGTGCTCGACCCGATCGCCGAGATCGCCGCGGCCGCCTCGGCCAGTGGCGTCCGCATGCACGTCGACGCCTGCATCGGCGGCTGGGTGCTGCCGCACCTCGGCGCGCCGCCGTTCGGCTTCGAGGTGCCGGGCGTGACCAGCGTTTCGGTCGACCTGCACAAGTACGCCTACTGTCCCAAGGGCGTCTCGGTCCTGTTGCACGCGAACGCCGAACTGCGCCGCGGGCACTACTTCGCCAGCGCCGACTGGCCCGGCTACACGATGCTCAACACCACCGTGCAGTCCACCCGCTCGGGCGGTCCGCTGGCGGCGGCGTGGGCGGTGGTCCGGCACATCGGGCCCGAGCGCTACCGGCGGCTGGCGCTCGACGCGCGGGCGGCGGCGGAGGAGATCGCCGCCGGGATCGACAAGATCGGCGGCCTGCGCGTGCTCGGGTCACCGGACTCGACGCTGGTGGCACTCGCGCTGGACGGCACCCCCGGCTTCGACCTGTTCACCGTGGCCGACGAGATGTCGGCGCGGGACTGGTACGTCCAGCCGCAGTTCGCGCACGGCGTCTCCCCGGCGAACCTGCACCTGACCCTGTCGGCGGCGAACCGGGGCCACGAACGCGAGTTCCTGGCCGATCTCGAAGCGGCGGTGGCCGCGGCGCGCGCGGCCGGGCCGGTCGAGGTGGACGCGCGGGTGCTGGAGTTCGTCGCCGCGCTGGATCCCGCGCAACTCACCTCGGAGCAGTTCGCCGGGCTGCTCGCGGCGGCCGGACTCGGGGACGCCGGTGCGCTGCCCACCCGGATGGCGGAGGTCAACACCCTGCTCGCGGCCGCCCCGGCCCGGCTGCGGGAGCGGCTGCTGCTGGAATTCCTGGGGCAGTTGCACGACTGACCCTTGACCTCCAGCATGGTCGAGGTCCCAGGATCGTTCCCATGATGGAGATCGGGGTGATCCTGCCGTCGGTCGCGGCGCAGCTCGAACAGGGGCTCGACCTGCGGGACGCGGCCCGGCACGCGGAGGCGGCCGGCCTGGACGGGGTCTGGATGGGCGACCACCTGGCCACCGGCATGTCCACTTTGGACAGCGTGGCCGGGCTGGCCACCGCCGCCGCGGTTACCGAGCGGGTGCGCATCGGCACCAGCGTGTTCGTGCCCGCGATCCGGCCGCTGGCCTGGGCCGCCAAGCAACTGGCCAGCCTGCAGCACCTCTCCGGCGGCCGACTCGTCCTGGGGGTCGGGTCGGGCGGCGGGGCGGCGCAGTGGGCGGCGGCCGGGGTGCCCTTCACCGAACGGGGCAGGCGCACGGACCTCGCCCTGGAACTGCTGCCGGAGCTGCTGGCCGGCAAGCCGGTGCGGTTCGCGCACGAACCGGGCGCGCCGGTGGTCCAGCTGGCGCCCGCGGTCCGGTCACCGCTGATCTGGGTGGGCAACGACTCGGCGGTGGCCAGGCGGCGGGCGGCGCGCTTCGGGGACGGCTGGTTCCCCTCGCTCATCCCGGTGGACGAGGTGGTCCGGGGCCGGGGGCAGCTGGCCGAGCTGGCGGGGGAGTACGAGCGGCCGCTGCCGACGGTGACCGTGGGCGGGGTGGTCTCCTTCGGCGGCACCTCGGCCGCGGACCTGGCCGAGCAGATCGCCGGCGGCTACGGCATGGCCATCGAGCGGGCGCGGAGGGTGCCGATCACCGGCACCCCGGACGACGCGGCCGACCGGTTCGCCGAGTACGCCGCCGCCGGGGTGGGCCACCTCGTGCTCGGCATCGGTGGCGGGGACTGGCGCGAGCAGGTCGACCGGCTGGCCCAGGCCCGGAGGCTGCTGCTGGGGTGACCCGATCGTGTTCACGCGGAGCGCGCGGGCCGTCGCGCGGTGTTAGCGTGGCCGCGAATCCGGAAGGAGCCGATCATGACCACCGCACACGCCGAACACACGGGCCACGACCACCGGCACGGCGAGGGCTGCGGGCATGTCGCGGTGCCCCACGGCGAGCACGTCGACTACGTCCACGACGGACACCTGCACCGCGCGCACGACGGCCACTACGACGAATGTGAACCCGCTTCGCACGTGGCGCACGACGCGCACCCGCACGAGCACGGCGAGGGCTGCGGCCACGTCGCCGTCCCGCACGGCGACCACGTCGACTACCTGCAC
It encodes:
- a CDS encoding aminotransferase class V-fold PLP-dependent enzyme; this translates as MSSAEQVLAELRALRAGDLPTHGARTLAYVYDSGLSGVDELAAGAHALAAHANGLDPTAFPSLLRLENDLVAATAELVGATADTVGAVTSGGTESCLLAVLAARTGAPDVREPSMVLPETAHAAFHKAAHFFGVRAIPVPVDPVTFRADPAAMAAAIDEHTVLVVASAPSYAHGVLDPIAEIAAAASASGVRMHVDACIGGWVLPHLGAPPFGFEVPGVTSVSVDLHKYAYCPKGVSVLLHANAELRRGHYFASADWPGYTMLNTTVQSTRSGGPLAAAWAVVRHIGPERYRRLALDARAAAEEIAAGIDKIGGLRVLGSPDSTLVALALDGTPGFDLFTVADEMSARDWYVQPQFAHGVSPANLHLTLSAANRGHEREFLADLEAAVAAARAAGPVEVDARVLEFVAALDPAQLTSEQFAGLLAAAGLGDAGALPTRMAEVNTLLAAAPARLRERLLLEFLGQLHD
- a CDS encoding LLM class flavin-dependent oxidoreductase, which translates into the protein MMEIGVILPSVAAQLEQGLDLRDAARHAEAAGLDGVWMGDHLATGMSTLDSVAGLATAAAVTERVRIGTSVFVPAIRPLAWAAKQLASLQHLSGGRLVLGVGSGGGAAQWAAAGVPFTERGRRTDLALELLPELLAGKPVRFAHEPGAPVVQLAPAVRSPLIWVGNDSAVARRRAARFGDGWFPSLIPVDEVVRGRGQLAELAGEYERPLPTVTVGGVVSFGGTSAADLAEQIAGGYGMAIERARRVPITGTPDDAADRFAEYAAAGVGHLVLGIGGGDWREQVDRLAQARRLLLG